The Cyprinus carpio isolate SPL01 chromosome A5, ASM1834038v1, whole genome shotgun sequence genome has a segment encoding these proteins:
- the LOC109073811 gene encoding platelet-activating factor acetylhydrolase IB subunit alpha2-like: MSAEENPAAEPAPVIDVQGDGRWMSQHNRFVQECKDAEPDVLFVGDSMVQLMQQYEVWREVFSPLHALNFGIGGDTTCNVLWRLQNGELENIRPRVVVLWVGTNNHEHTADQVAGGILAIAQLVLSRLPRSKIIVLGLLPRGEFPNPLREKNAAVNNLLRASLPQLGPVQFIDVGGSFVHSDGAISSRDMFDFLHLTASAYRTISTTLHELLLQMLEEMPQERRASLV, encoded by the exons ATGAGCGCGGAGGAGAATCCCGCTGCCGAACCTGCGCCTGTGATCGACGTGCAGGGAGACGGACGCTGGATGTCACAG CATAACCGGTTTGTGCAGGAGTGCAAGGATGCAGAGCCTGATGTTCTGTTTGTGGGGGACTCAATGGTGCAGCTTATGCAACAGTATGAG GTGTGGAGGGAAGTGTTCTCACCTCTCCATGCTCTGAACTTTGGGATTGGTGGAGACACAACCTGTAATGTGCTGTGGAGACTACAGAATGGAGAACTGGAGAACATCCGACCCAGG GTGGTGGTTTTATGGGTAGGAACCAATAATCATGAGCACACTGCGGACCAAGTTGCAGGAGGAATACTGGCCATTGCACAGTTAGTTCTGTCTCGCCTCCCCAGGTCCAAAATTATTGTTTTG GGCCTGTTGCCAAGGGGAGAGTTTCCTAACCCCCTGAGAGAGAAAAATGCAGCAGTGAATAATCTACTTCGCGCATCTCTACCTCAACTCGGCCCCGTTCAATTTATTGATGTGGGAGGTAGTTTTGTCCACTCAGATGGGGCTATTTCCTCTCGAGACATGTTCGACTTCCTACATCTGACCGCCAGTGCATACAGGACCATATCAACGACTCTTCATGAGCTGCTGCTTCAAATGTTGGAGGAAATGCCTCAGGAGAGGCGGGCCTCGCTGGTCTAG
- the LOC109073812 gene encoding apolipoprotein A-I, with protein MKFVALALTILLAVGSQARFLQADAPSQLEHYKAAALVYLTQVQEQAQKALEGLDGTEYQQYKVQLSESLTKLQEYAQSTSQSLTPYAETISSQFLENTKQLRERVMTDVEDLRSKLEPHRAEMYEVLQKHFAEYREKLEPVFQEYAKLNRENAEKLRTKLQPLLDEMRQKVETNVEETKSKLVPMVEAVRTKLTERLEELRTMAAPYAEEYKEQLVKAVEEAREKLAPHTQDLQERMEPYMENVRARFAQVYETISKAIQA; from the exons ATGAAATTCGTGGCTCTTGCACTGACCATCCTCTTGGCTGTGG GTTCCCAGGCCCGTTTCCTGCAGGCTGATGCTCCCTCCCAGCTGGAGCACTACAAGGCAGCAGCCTTGGTGTACCTGACCCAGGTCCAGGAGCAGGCTCAGAAGGCCCTCGAAGGCTTGGACGGAACTGAATATCAGCAATACAA GGTACAACTTTCAGAGAGCCTGACTAAGCTCCAAGAATATGCCCAGTCTACTTCCCAGAGTCTGACTCCCTACGCTGAGACCATCTCCAGCCAGTTCCTGGAGAACACCAAGCAGCTGCGTGAACGTGTCATGACTGACGTCGAGGACCTCCGTTCCAAGCTGGAGCCTCACCGCGCTGAGATGTACGAGGTTCTGCAGAAGCACTTTGCCGAGTACCGTGAAAAGCTGGAGCCCGTCTTCCAGGAGTATGCCAAACTGAATCGCGAAAATGCTGAGAAGCTGCGTACCAAGCTGCAGCCCCTGTTGGATGAGATGAGGCAGAAAGTCGAGACCAACGTTGAGGAGACCAAGTCTAAGCTTGTGCCGATGGTTGAGGCTGTACGCACTAAGCTGACTGAGCGACTGGAGGAGCTGAGAACCATGGCCGCCCCCTATGCTGAGGAATACAAGGAACAGCTGGTGAAGGCTGTCGAGGAGGCCAGAGAGAAGCTCGCCCCACACACCCAGGACCTCCAAGAGCGCATGGAGCCCTACATGGAGAATGTGAGGGCCAGGTTTGCACAGGTGTATGAAACCATCTCCAAGGCCATCCAGGCATAA